One window of Inquilinus sp. Marseille-Q2685 genomic DNA carries:
- a CDS encoding bacterioferritin-associated ferredoxin produces MYICICNALNDTQIRCAVESGAKNAGQVYAGLGCAPQCGKCVTSIRRMVHEATREQDDAPVLLAAE; encoded by the coding sequence ATGTACATCTGCATCTGCAACGCCCTGAACGACACTCAGATCCGGTGTGCCGTGGAGTCAGGGGCGAAGAACGCGGGGCAGGTCTATGCCGGGCTCGGCTGTGCGCCCCAGTGCGGCAAATGCGTCACCTCGATCCGCCGGATGGTGCACGAGGCCACCCGCGAGCAGGACGACGCGCCGGTCCTCCTCGCCGCCGAGTAA
- the def gene encoding peptide deformylase, whose protein sequence is MTLLKIVGMGHPVLRRIADPVADPGDPEIARLAADMIETMRDAPGIGLAAPQVYRPLRLIVFEVPPGRQEEGEPPAPEGPTVLINPEIVPLAEDKALGMEGCLSIPGFRGLVPRWRRIGYRGLGLDGKPIEREAEGLHARVVQHEVDHLDGVLYLDRLRDLNDLAVDAEARHLADRA, encoded by the coding sequence GTGACTCTGTTGAAGATCGTCGGCATGGGCCATCCCGTGCTGCGCCGAATCGCCGACCCGGTGGCGGATCCGGGCGATCCGGAGATCGCACGGCTGGCCGCCGACATGATCGAGACCATGCGGGACGCGCCGGGCATCGGCCTGGCCGCGCCGCAGGTCTACCGTCCGCTGCGGCTGATCGTGTTCGAGGTGCCCCCCGGACGGCAGGAGGAGGGCGAGCCGCCGGCGCCGGAGGGGCCGACCGTGCTGATCAATCCGGAGATCGTGCCGCTGGCCGAGGACAAGGCGCTCGGCATGGAAGGCTGCCTGTCGATCCCGGGCTTCCGCGGCCTGGTGCCGCGCTGGCGCCGGATCGGCTATCGCGGCCTCGGCCTCGACGGCAAGCCGATCGAGCGCGAGGCCGAGGGGCTGCACGCCCGTGTGGTGCAGCATGAGGTCGACCATCTCGACGGCGTGCTGTATCTCGACCGGCTGCGCGACCTGAACGATCTCGCGGTCGACGCCGAGGCCCGCCATCTCGCCGACAGAGCCTGA
- the ald gene encoding alanine dehydrogenase, whose protein sequence is MLIGVPKEIKTHEYRVGLTPSSVRELVHHGHSVIVETNAGAGIDFGDDRYRAAGAEIVSSAQEIFDRADMVVKVKEPQPDECRMLRRGQVLFTYLHLAPDPRQTELLMKSGAVAIAYETVTDSRGGLPLLAPMSEVAGRMSIQCGAHCLEKIQGGRGMLLGGVPGVPAAKVVVLGGGVVGTNAARMAMGLEASVTVIDKSLQRLKELDLQFGAELNTVYSTVDAIEEHVTGADLVIGAVLVPGAAAPKLVTRAMIAKMKPGSVVVDVAIDQGGCFETSKPTTHDNPTYVVDGVVHYCVANMPGGVARTSTVALNNATLPFALALADKGYRRACLDDPHLREGLNVHSGQVTNKPVAEALGLNYVPTEVVLRAA, encoded by the coding sequence ATGCTCATCGGCGTGCCGAAGGAAATCAAAACCCACGAGTACCGTGTCGGCCTGACCCCGAGCTCCGTCCGCGAGCTGGTCCATCACGGTCACAGCGTCATCGTCGAAACCAATGCCGGCGCCGGGATCGATTTCGGCGACGACCGGTACCGCGCTGCCGGGGCGGAGATCGTGTCCTCCGCCCAGGAGATCTTCGACCGCGCCGACATGGTGGTGAAGGTCAAGGAGCCGCAGCCGGACGAATGCCGCATGCTGCGCCGCGGCCAGGTGCTGTTCACCTACCTCCACCTGGCGCCGGACCCGCGCCAGACCGAGCTGCTGATGAAGTCCGGCGCGGTCGCCATCGCCTATGAGACCGTGACCGATTCCCGCGGCGGCCTGCCGCTGCTGGCGCCGATGAGCGAGGTGGCCGGCCGCATGTCGATCCAGTGCGGCGCCCATTGCCTGGAGAAGATCCAGGGCGGCCGCGGCATGCTGCTGGGCGGCGTGCCCGGCGTTCCCGCGGCCAAGGTCGTGGTGCTCGGCGGCGGCGTGGTCGGCACCAACGCCGCGCGCATGGCGATGGGCCTCGAGGCCAGCGTCACGGTGATCGACAAGTCGCTGCAGCGGCTGAAGGAGCTGGACCTGCAGTTCGGGGCCGAGCTGAACACGGTCTACTCCACCGTCGACGCGATCGAGGAACACGTCACCGGTGCCGACCTGGTGATCGGCGCGGTGCTGGTGCCGGGCGCCGCGGCGCCGAAGCTGGTGACCCGGGCCATGATCGCGAAGATGAAGCCCGGCTCTGTGGTGGTCGACGTCGCCATCGACCAAGGAGGCTGCTTCGAGACCTCGAAGCCGACCACCCACGACAACCCGACCTATGTGGTCGACGGCGTGGTGCATTACTGCGTCGCCAACATGCCGGGCGGCGTGGCGCGGACCTCGACCGTGGCGCTGAACAACGCCACCCTGCCCTTCGCCCTGGCGCTGGCCGACAAGGGCTATCGCCGCGCCTGTCTGGACGACCCGCATCTGCGCGAGGGGCTGAACGTCCATTCCGGCCAGGTCACCAACAAGCCGGTGGCCGAGGCCCTGGGCCTGAACTACGTGCCGACCGAGGTGGTGCTGCGCGCCGCTTGA
- a CDS encoding lysylphosphatidylglycerol synthase domain-containing protein codes for MNRHAIRLATALVGLAGLCGIIALVASQNADAVLRLLLGASGGILLVVAFHLLPMACSAMAWRAAMRPLWSAGPGIFLWARLVRESANAVLPVAQVGGNVLGARVLALHGAGTLPAGAGMLVDLTLEFLTQILFFAIGLVVLLLIGGGDALGWAALGLGIAVLMGIGFVLAQRWGMFRLFENLLGRIARQFDWPALGSLSGLHDTVLTIYRDRGAMARAAAFHLTAWVLGAGEIWLALHVLGAEIGFAEALVMESIGQAVRTAAFLVPGALGIQDGSILALGVMFGLPPELALSVALVKRLRELLLHAPALLIWYLIEGRRLLRSPDVAREQA; via the coding sequence GTGAACCGGCATGCGATCAGGCTCGCCACCGCGCTGGTCGGGCTGGCCGGGCTGTGCGGCATCATCGCGCTGGTCGCCTCGCAGAACGCCGACGCCGTCCTGCGGCTGCTGCTCGGCGCCAGCGGCGGCATCCTGCTGGTGGTCGCCTTCCATCTCCTGCCGATGGCGTGCTCGGCGATGGCGTGGCGCGCCGCGATGCGGCCGCTGTGGTCGGCCGGGCCGGGCATCTTCCTGTGGGCGCGGCTGGTGCGGGAATCGGCCAACGCCGTGCTGCCGGTGGCCCAGGTCGGCGGCAACGTCCTGGGCGCCCGGGTGCTGGCGCTGCACGGCGCCGGCACGCTGCCGGCCGGCGCCGGGATGCTGGTCGACCTCACCCTCGAATTCCTGACCCAGATCCTGTTCTTCGCCATCGGCCTGGTGGTGCTGCTGCTGATCGGCGGCGGCGACGCGCTGGGCTGGGCCGCGCTCGGCCTCGGCATCGCGGTGCTGATGGGCATCGGCTTCGTGCTGGCGCAGCGCTGGGGCATGTTCCGGCTGTTCGAGAACCTGCTGGGCCGGATCGCCCGGCAGTTCGACTGGCCGGCGCTGGGCTCGCTGTCCGGGCTGCACGACACGGTGCTGACGATCTATCGCGACCGCGGCGCCATGGCCCGGGCGGCCGCCTTTCACCTCACCGCCTGGGTGCTCGGTGCCGGCGAGATCTGGCTGGCGCTGCATGTGCTGGGCGCCGAGATCGGCTTCGCCGAGGCCCTGGTGATGGAGAGCATCGGCCAGGCGGTCCGCACCGCCGCCTTCCTGGTGCCGGGCGCGCTCGGCATCCAGGACGGCAGCATCCTGGCGCTGGGCGTGATGTTCGGCCTGCCGCCGGAGCTCGCCTTGTCGGTGGCGCTGGTCAAGCGCCTGCGCGAGCTGCTGCTGCATGCGCCGGCGCTGCTGATCTGGTACCTCATCGAAGGCCGGCGCCTGTTGCGGTCGCCGGATGTTGCGCGCGAGCAGGCATGA
- a CDS encoding nucleoside hydrolase has product MAGTRRIIIDTDPGQDDAIAILLAMGSPELEIAGLTTVAGNVPLHLTTANALKLCELAGRSDIPVVQGSIRPLVRPLVTAEAVHGKTGLDGSGLPDPTTKPIPGHAVDWIVDTIMAAPEGTYTLCPLGPLTNIAAALVREPKITPRIREIVFMGGGFFEGGNTTPAAEFNIYVDPHAAHVVLTSGIKLTMVPLDVTHKALISSAWLDKVAALGTPVAKSVHGMLDFYERFDMERYGTAGGPLHDPCVIAYLLRPELFGGRDCHVAVELAGEHTLGMTVVDWWDMAAKWNRPDAKPKNCRVLREIDAGGFFELIYQALQRL; this is encoded by the coding sequence ATGGCGGGGACCAGGCGCATCATCATCGACACCGATCCGGGCCAGGACGACGCCATCGCCATCCTGCTGGCGATGGGCTCGCCGGAGCTGGAGATCGCCGGCCTCACCACCGTCGCCGGCAATGTGCCGCTGCACCTCACCACCGCCAATGCGCTGAAGCTGTGCGAACTGGCTGGGCGCAGCGACATCCCGGTGGTCCAGGGATCGATCCGCCCCCTGGTGCGCCCGCTGGTCACCGCCGAAGCGGTGCACGGCAAGACCGGGCTCGACGGCTCCGGCCTGCCGGATCCGACCACCAAGCCGATCCCCGGCCATGCGGTCGACTGGATCGTCGACACGATCATGGCGGCACCGGAGGGCACCTACACGCTGTGCCCGCTCGGCCCCCTGACAAACATCGCCGCCGCGCTGGTGCGCGAGCCGAAGATCACGCCGCGGATCCGCGAGATCGTGTTCATGGGCGGGGGCTTCTTCGAGGGCGGCAACACCACCCCGGCGGCCGAGTTCAACATCTATGTCGACCCGCACGCCGCGCATGTGGTGCTGACCAGCGGCATCAAGCTGACCATGGTGCCGCTCGACGTCACCCACAAGGCGCTGATCTCCAGCGCCTGGCTGGACAAAGTGGCGGCGCTGGGCACGCCGGTGGCGAAGAGCGTCCACGGCATGCTGGATTTCTACGAGCGCTTCGACATGGAGCGCTACGGCACGGCCGGCGGCCCGCTGCACGACCCCTGCGTCATCGCCTATCTGCTGCGGCCGGAGCTGTTCGGCGGCCGCGACTGCCACGTCGCGGTCGAGCTGGCGGGCGAGCACACGCTGGGCATGACGGTGGTCGACTGGTGGGACATGGCCGCGAAATGGAACCGACCGGACGCGAAGCCGAAGAACTGCCGGGTGCTGCGCGAGATCGACGCCGGCGGCTTCTTCGAGTTGATCTACCAGGCGCTGCAGCGGCTGTGA
- a CDS encoding lactonase family protein, giving the protein MMSERGRISRSAGDLRPFPLKLIRWIKRFSFILSVVAVNACTQEPGAPAGGVYNLLVGTYTGGGSEGIYIYRFDSSTGSVTSVSSAKAENPSYLVTSRDGRFVYAVNELPGDSGPASRRGSISAFGFDAGTGTLTFLNRVSAEGNDPCYLSLSPDGKYLVSANYSVAADPGGSFSVFPLAADGRVGAAVQTVRHQGRGPVRGRQDSAHVHSAVFSPDGRSLFVQDLGADRIFEYRYAPDGDRRIFTPADPRDVPTTPGSGPRHLVFSIDGRFAYVTNELDASVGVYRYRDGRLTPIETVSMSEPGFKGKVGAAAIHLSPDGRFLYASNRGDANEIVIYAVDADNGRLTLIGRQPSLGRTPREFLIDPSGRWLIAGNQDSDSVVVFRRDVATGKLDPDATTVPVGKPVDFKLVPVR; this is encoded by the coding sequence ATGATGTCCGAACGCGGCCGCATTTCACGATCCGCAGGCGATCTGCGCCCGTTTCCGCTTAAGCTGATCCGCTGGATCAAGCGATTCTCCTTCATTCTGTCGGTTGTCGCCGTGAACGCATGCACTCAGGAACCGGGCGCGCCGGCCGGCGGCGTCTACAACCTGCTCGTCGGCACCTACACGGGCGGAGGCAGCGAGGGCATCTACATCTATCGCTTCGACAGCAGCACCGGCAGCGTCACGTCGGTCTCGTCGGCGAAGGCGGAGAACCCGTCCTATCTCGTGACGAGCCGGGACGGCCGCTTCGTCTACGCCGTCAACGAACTGCCGGGCGACAGCGGCCCTGCGAGCCGGCGCGGCAGCATCAGCGCTTTCGGCTTCGACGCAGGGACAGGCACGCTGACCTTCCTGAACCGGGTGTCGGCGGAAGGAAACGACCCCTGTTACCTGAGCCTTTCGCCCGACGGCAAATATCTCGTCTCCGCGAACTACTCGGTCGCGGCCGACCCCGGCGGCAGCTTCTCGGTGTTTCCGCTCGCGGCCGACGGCCGGGTCGGCGCCGCCGTGCAGACCGTCCGTCACCAGGGCAGGGGGCCGGTGAGGGGACGGCAGGACAGCGCGCATGTGCACTCGGCCGTGTTCTCGCCCGACGGCCGGTCCCTGTTCGTGCAGGATCTCGGCGCGGACCGGATTTTCGAGTACCGCTACGCGCCGGACGGCGACCGCCGGATCTTCACCCCTGCCGATCCGCGCGACGTGCCCACAACGCCCGGATCCGGCCCGCGTCATCTGGTGTTCAGCATCGACGGACGCTTCGCCTATGTGACGAACGAGCTGGACGCGTCGGTCGGCGTGTACCGCTATCGCGACGGGCGCCTCACGCCCATCGAGACCGTGTCGATGTCCGAACCCGGCTTCAAGGGCAAGGTGGGCGCCGCGGCAATCCATCTGTCGCCCGACGGCCGCTTCCTCTATGCCAGCAATCGCGGCGACGCGAACGAGATCGTGATCTACGCGGTGGACGCCGACAACGGGCGCCTGACGCTGATCGGCCGGCAGCCGAGCCTCGGCCGGACGCCGCGGGAGTTCCTGATCGACCCGAGCGGCCGATGGCTGATCGCCGGCAACCAGGACAGCGACAGCGTCGTCGTGTTCCGGCGCGATGTCGCGACGGGCAAGCTCGATCCCGACGCGACGACGGTCCCGGTCGGGAAGCCGGTGGACTTCAAGCTGGTTCCGGTGCGGTAG
- a CDS encoding glutaminase, translating into MPDLGDVVGGIADAMAREQRRGEVATYIPELAKVDIGQFGIAVATLDGGVHVAGDAEVPFSIQSVSKVFTLTLALGAIGDALWRRVGREPSGNAFNSIVQLEHEQGVPRNPFINAGALVVTDVVLAGHQPREAIGSILRFVRWLADDEGIAIDEKVARSEAGTAYRNMALAAYMKSFGNLLHPVELTLGVYVHQCAIAMTCRQLATAGRFLADGGGRLSTGHRVVSPERARRINALMLTCGHYDGSGDFAFRVGLPGKSGVGGGILAIVPGRASVAVWSPGLNQHGNSLLGTLALERLAKAMGWSVFGP; encoded by the coding sequence ATGCCGGATCTGGGCGACGTCGTCGGCGGCATCGCCGACGCCATGGCGCGGGAGCAGCGGCGCGGCGAGGTCGCGACCTACATCCCCGAGCTGGCCAAGGTCGATATCGGCCAGTTCGGCATCGCGGTCGCCACCCTCGACGGCGGCGTCCATGTCGCCGGCGACGCCGAGGTGCCGTTCTCGATCCAGAGCGTCTCCAAAGTCTTCACCCTGACGCTGGCGCTCGGCGCCATCGGCGACGCGCTGTGGCGGCGGGTCGGGCGAGAACCCTCGGGCAACGCCTTCAACTCGATCGTCCAGCTCGAGCACGAGCAGGGCGTGCCGCGGAACCCCTTCATCAACGCCGGCGCGCTGGTGGTGACCGACGTGGTCCTGGCCGGGCATCAGCCGCGCGAGGCGATCGGGTCGATCCTGCGCTTCGTCCGCTGGCTGGCCGATGACGAAGGCATCGCCATCGACGAGAAGGTGGCCCGGTCCGAGGCCGGCACCGCCTACCGCAACATGGCGCTGGCCGCCTATATGAAGTCCTTCGGCAACCTGCTGCATCCGGTGGAGCTGACGCTCGGCGTCTACGTCCACCAATGCGCCATCGCCATGACCTGCCGGCAGCTGGCCACCGCCGGGCGCTTCCTGGCCGATGGCGGCGGGCGGCTGTCGACCGGCCACCGCGTGGTCTCGCCCGAACGGGCGCGGCGGATCAACGCCCTGATGCTGACCTGCGGCCATTACGACGGGTCGGGCGACTTCGCCTTCCGCGTCGGCCTGCCGGGCAAGAGCGGCGTCGGCGGCGGCATCCTGGCGATCGTGCCGGGCCGCGCCTCGGTCGCCGTCTGGTCGCCCGGGCTGAACCAGCACGGCAACTCGCTGCTCGGCACCCTGGCGCTGGAGCGGCTGGCCAAGGCGATGGGCTGGTCGGTCTTCGGGCCCTGA
- a CDS encoding CDP-alcohol phosphatidyltransferase family protein: MKSIYTQPHTSWTHRLTRMMVQPLVGTRVTPNHLTTGRLVTGLASCAAFAVGDAQWTVWGGVIWLVSCLLDRADGELARLGNSSSPFGHLYDTVSDLAVNALMFLAIGIGLRTSWLGEAGPLLGLLASAGVLLASVLSTRLEAAGAVETKAYVGILGFDFDDALYLFAPAAWFGLFPYILIGAAIGGPFFAILTAVRLRAARAGAGAG; the protein is encoded by the coding sequence ATGAAATCGATCTACACCCAGCCCCACACCTCCTGGACCCATCGCCTGACCCGGATGATGGTACAACCCCTGGTCGGCACCAGGGTCACGCCGAACCACCTGACCACCGGACGCCTGGTGACCGGCCTCGCCAGCTGCGCCGCCTTCGCCGTCGGCGATGCGCAATGGACCGTCTGGGGCGGGGTGATCTGGCTGGTCTCCTGCCTGCTCGACCGGGCGGATGGCGAGCTGGCGCGGCTCGGCAACAGCTCCTCGCCCTTCGGCCATCTCTACGACACGGTCAGCGACCTCGCGGTCAACGCGCTGATGTTCCTGGCGATCGGCATCGGGCTGCGCACCAGCTGGCTGGGCGAGGCCGGGCCGCTGCTGGGGCTCCTGGCCAGCGCCGGGGTGCTGCTGGCCTCGGTCCTGTCGACGCGGCTGGAGGCGGCGGGGGCGGTCGAGACCAAGGCCTATGTCGGCATCCTCGGCTTCGACTTCGACGATGCCCTCTACCTGTTCGCGCCGGCGGCCTGGTTCGGCCTGTTCCCCTATATCCTGATCGGCGCGGCGATCGGCGGGCCGTTCTTCGCCATCCTGACGGCGGTGCGCCTCCGCGCCGCACGGGCGGGAGCGGGGGCAGGATAG
- a CDS encoding hydroxyacid-oxoacid transhydrogenase, with product MSEPLESIFTIEAAPLKFGAGAVEDLGWELKRLGVTRVLLVADPALHDFELVDRVIGIIQRSGVGVTRFEGIAVEPTLESLELAAEVALAAEVDGFVALGGGSTIDTAKVANLIKRHGGAIMDYVNAPIGGGHKPPGPLFPLVAVPTTSGSGSEATTVAILDIPELKVKTGISHRHIRPSLALVDPELARTTPAGVTASAGLDVVCHAVESYISRPFDARPRPATPDDRPPYQGSNPVADLWSLRAIEFGGRFLARAVAGGDDLEARGTMMLGATMAGIGFGTAGVHIPHACAYPIAGLKHVFHAEGYSHAFVPHGYSVIVTSPAAFRFTYDSAPEKHIRAAELLTGRPVDDPGPESLPQALIALMRQVGAPSGIAALGYGEADIPALVEGALKQQRLLVGAPKPVGPADLERILRESLVNW from the coding sequence ATGAGCGAGCCCCTGGAAAGCATCTTCACCATCGAGGCGGCGCCCCTGAAGTTCGGTGCCGGCGCGGTCGAGGATCTGGGCTGGGAGCTGAAACGCCTCGGCGTCACCCGGGTGCTGCTGGTCGCCGACCCGGCGCTGCACGACTTCGAGCTGGTCGACCGGGTGATCGGCATCATCCAGCGCAGCGGCGTCGGCGTGACCCGGTTTGAGGGCATCGCGGTCGAGCCGACGCTGGAGTCGCTGGAGCTCGCCGCCGAGGTGGCGCTCGCGGCGGAGGTCGACGGCTTCGTCGCGCTCGGCGGCGGGTCGACCATCGACACCGCCAAGGTCGCCAACCTGATCAAGCGCCATGGCGGCGCGATCATGGACTACGTCAACGCGCCGATCGGCGGCGGGCACAAGCCGCCGGGGCCGCTGTTCCCGCTGGTGGCGGTGCCGACCACCTCGGGCTCGGGGTCGGAGGCGACGACCGTCGCCATCCTCGACATCCCCGAGCTCAAGGTGAAGACCGGGATCTCGCACCGGCATATCCGCCCGAGCCTGGCGTTGGTGGACCCGGAGCTGGCGCGCACCACCCCGGCCGGAGTCACCGCCTCGGCCGGGCTCGACGTGGTCTGCCACGCGGTCGAATCCTACATCTCCAGGCCCTTCGACGCGCGGCCGCGCCCGGCCACGCCGGACGACCGGCCGCCCTATCAGGGCAGCAACCCGGTGGCCGACCTCTGGTCGCTGCGGGCGATCGAGTTCGGCGGCCGCTTCCTGGCCCGGGCGGTGGCCGGCGGCGACGACCTGGAGGCACGCGGCACGATGATGCTGGGCGCGACCATGGCCGGGATCGGCTTCGGCACCGCCGGGGTGCACATCCCGCACGCCTGCGCCTATCCGATCGCCGGCCTGAAGCACGTCTTCCACGCCGAGGGGTACAGCCACGCCTTCGTGCCGCACGGCTATTCGGTGATCGTCACCTCGCCGGCGGCGTTCCGCTTCACCTACGATTCGGCGCCGGAGAAGCACATCCGGGCGGCGGAGCTGCTGACCGGACGGCCGGTCGACGATCCCGGGCCGGAGAGCCTGCCGCAGGCGCTGATCGCGCTGATGCGGCAGGTCGGGGCGCCGAGCGGTATCGCCGCGCTGGGCTATGGCGAGGCCGACATCCCGGCCCTGGTCGAGGGCGCGCTGAAGCAGCAGCGCCTCCTGGTCGGCGCGCCGAAGCCGGTCGGGCCGGCCGACCTGGAACGGATCCTGCGGGAGTCGCTGGTGAACTGGTAA
- a CDS encoding GNAT family N-acetyltransferase, with translation MSDDHPLPAAGPDPVALKLAGERLADAVDPSIGLNALRIEDLPIIARWLERPHVMRWWGDPEEELAQIAAHLVESNIAPFLACEGSRPIGYMHVYHANPDSYWAAHQLPRQTFGIDLFLGETDVIGRGMGTRLIKLVLRRLLALPETARVQVDPAPANAAAIRAYEKAGFQRRGPIDTPDGAALYMTIDRES, from the coding sequence ATGAGCGATGATCATCCCCTGCCCGCGGCGGGGCCGGATCCTGTCGCGCTGAAGCTGGCGGGCGAGCGCCTCGCCGATGCGGTCGACCCGTCGATCGGCCTGAACGCGCTGCGTATCGAGGATCTGCCGATCATCGCCCGCTGGCTGGAGCGGCCGCATGTCATGCGCTGGTGGGGCGACCCGGAGGAGGAGCTGGCGCAGATCGCGGCGCATCTGGTCGAATCGAACATCGCGCCATTCCTGGCCTGCGAGGGCAGCCGGCCGATCGGCTACATGCATGTCTACCACGCCAATCCCGACAGCTACTGGGCGGCCCACCAGCTGCCGCGCCAGACCTTCGGCATCGACCTGTTCCTGGGCGAGACCGATGTGATCGGCCGCGGCATGGGCACGCGGCTGATCAAGCTGGTGCTGCGCCGCCTGCTGGCCCTGCCGGAGACGGCGCGGGTGCAGGTCGACCCGGCCCCGGCCAACGCTGCCGCGATCCGCGCCTATGAGAAGGCCGGCTTCCAGCGCCGCGGGCCGATCGACACGCCGGACGGCGCCGCCCTGTACATGACCATCGACCGCGAAAGCTGA
- a CDS encoding DUF2165 family protein produces MLTARVLKILATAGVALFFTLVAVGNLTDYGSNFAFVQHVLAMDTTFRSPALMWRAIDVSWAAHLAYALIIAWEIVTALVCWAGTVRMAARWDAPSAVFARAKSVALAGVGMGFLLYAFGFVAIGGEWFAMWQSREWNGQPAAHLFLTVTGIVLLFLNQRDEELPYDL; encoded by the coding sequence ATGCTGACGGCCAGGGTCCTCAAGATCCTGGCCACAGCCGGCGTCGCACTGTTCTTCACCCTGGTCGCGGTCGGCAACCTGACCGACTACGGCTCCAACTTCGCCTTCGTCCAGCACGTGCTGGCGATGGACACCACCTTCCGGTCGCCCGCCCTGATGTGGCGGGCGATCGACGTTTCCTGGGCCGCCCATCTGGCCTATGCCCTGATCATCGCCTGGGAGATCGTCACCGCGCTGGTCTGCTGGGCCGGCACCGTGCGCATGGCGGCGCGCTGGGACGCCCCTTCCGCCGTCTTCGCCCGGGCCAAGTCCGTGGCGCTGGCCGGGGTCGGAATGGGCTTCCTCCTCTACGCCTTCGGCTTCGTCGCCATCGGCGGCGAATGGTTCGCGATGTGGCAGTCGCGCGAGTGGAACGGCCAGCCCGCCGCCCACCTGTTCCTGACCGTCACCGGCATCGTCCTCCTGTTCCTGAATCAGCGGGACGAGGAGCTGCCGTACGATCTGTAG
- a CDS encoding ABC transporter ATP-binding protein, whose translation MAGVTLRGIRKSFGDLEIIKGVDLDIRDREFVVFVGPSGCGKSTLLRLIAGLEDISSGDLAIDGQRVNDLPPAERGIAMVFQSYALYPHMTVYENMAFGLKLAKTNKAEIERKVGDAARILQLEHLLKRKPKELSGGQRQRVAIGRAIVRNPKVFLFDEPLSNLDAALRVQMRIEIARLHNDLNATMVYVTHDQVEAMTLADKIVVLSAGRIEQVGSPLELYHHPDNLFVAGFIGSPKMNFIETEVTAANGSTATVRLPGNGSVTVPVQPGRAKVGDKVTLGIRPEHMNEAGTGAATIPGQVLVVERLGGETYLYVKTEVGMLTVQADGDSRVKTNDQIQIGFAADTCHLFDAQGQALQRAERHPMADIGREPAMAH comes from the coding sequence ATGGCTGGCGTTACGCTCCGTGGCATTCGTAAGTCGTTCGGCGACCTCGAGATCATCAAGGGCGTCGATCTCGACATCCGCGACCGCGAATTCGTCGTCTTCGTCGGCCCGTCGGGCTGCGGCAAGTCGACCCTGCTGCGGTTGATCGCCGGCCTCGAGGACATCAGCTCCGGCGACCTCGCCATCGACGGCCAGCGGGTCAACGACCTGCCGCCGGCCGAGCGCGGCATCGCCATGGTGTTCCAGAGCTACGCGCTCTATCCCCACATGACGGTCTACGAGAACATGGCCTTCGGCCTGAAGCTCGCCAAGACCAACAAGGCCGAGATCGAGCGCAAGGTCGGCGACGCCGCCCGCATCCTGCAGCTCGAGCACCTGCTGAAGCGCAAGCCGAAGGAACTGTCGGGCGGCCAGCGCCAGCGTGTCGCCATCGGCCGCGCCATCGTGCGCAACCCCAAGGTATTCCTGTTCGACGAGCCGCTGTCGAACCTCGACGCGGCGCTGCGCGTGCAGATGCGGATCGAGATCGCCCGTCTGCACAACGACCTGAACGCCACCATGGTCTACGTCACCCACGACCAGGTCGAGGCGATGACGCTGGCCGACAAGATCGTGGTGCTGAGCGCCGGCCGGATCGAGCAGGTCGGCTCGCCGCTCGAGCTGTACCACCACCCGGACAACCTGTTCGTCGCGGGCTTCATCGGCAGCCCGAAGATGAACTTCATCGAGACCGAGGTCACCGCGGCCAACGGCTCCACCGCCACCGTCCGGCTGCCGGGCAACGGTTCGGTCACGGTGCCGGTGCAGCCGGGCCGGGCCAAGGTCGGCGACAAGGTCACGCTCGGCATCCGGCCGGAGCACATGAACGAGGCCGGCACCGGCGCCGCCACCATCCCCGGCCAGGTGCTGGTGGTCGAGCGGCTGGGCGGCGAGACCTATCTCTACGTCAAGACCGAGGTCGGCATGCTGACGGTGCAGGCCGACGGCGACAGCCGGGTCAAGACCAACGACCAGATCCAGATCGGCTTCGCCGCCGACACCTGCCACCTGTTCGACGCCCAGGGCCAGGCCCTGCAGCGGGCGGAGCGGCACCCGATGGCCGATATCGGCCGCGAGCCGGCGATGGCCCACTGA
- the rpsU gene encoding 30S ribosomal protein S21 → MQVHVRDNNVDQALRALKKKMQREGIFREMKLRRNYEKPSEKRAREQAEAVRRARKMLRKRLEREGF, encoded by the coding sequence GTGCAAGTCCATGTCCGTGACAACAACGTCGACCAGGCGCTGCGTGCGCTGAAGAAGAAGATGCAGCGCGAAGGCATCTTCCGGGAGATGAAGCTTCGTCGCAACTACGAGAAGCCGTCCGAGAAGCGCGCCCGCGAGCAGGCCGAGGCCGTTCGCCGCGCCCGCAAGATGCTGCGCAAGCGGCTCGAGCGCGAAGGCTTCTGA